The Humulus lupulus chromosome 4, drHumLupu1.1, whole genome shotgun sequence genome has a window encoding:
- the LOC133832447 gene encoding uncharacterized protein LOC133832447, which produces MSMLALDEIRPPENFDEVPYYIRNNPRYWPYFKNCIGAIDGTHVRVSLPVDKQIPYIGRKGYPTQNIMAVCGFDMLFTFVWAGWEGTAHDTRIFLEALRNTHLNFPKPPNGKYYLVDAGYSNMKGYLATYKGKIYHIPQFQQGSQPSGSKQVFNHAHSSLHSVIECCFGVWKARWEILHRMPNYKFDKQLAIVTASMALHNFIRRETINDIEFPSCDEVNDDFVNDDEPNINLARYESEMGVIRDKITVELMLR; this is translated from the exons ATGAGTATGCTTGCTTTGGATGAAATTAGACCACCTGAAAATTTTGACGAAGTCCCATATTATATACGAAACAATCCTAGATATTGGCCATACTTTAAG AATTGTATTGGAGCAATAGACGGAACACATGTTCGAGTTTCACTTCCAGTAGATAAACAAATACCATACATTGGAAGAAAGGGTTATCCTACACAAAATATTATGGCTGTATGTGGATTTGATATGCTATTCACATTTGTATGGGCAGGATGGGAAGGAACAGCACATGATACTCGTATATTTCTTGAAGCATTAAGAAATACACATCTTAATTTTCCTAAACCACCCAATG GTAAGTATTACTTAGTTGATGCAGGGTATTCAAATATGAAAGGTTATTTAGCTACATATAAAGGGAAAATATACCATATTCCTCAATTTCAACAAGGTAGTCAACCTAGTGGCTCTAAACAAGTATTTAACCACGCTCATTCATCATTGCATAGTGTTATCGAATGTTGTTTTGGTGTATGGAAAGCacgatgggaaattttgcatcgAATGCCAAATTATAAGTTTGATAAACAATTAGCTATTGTTACCGCTTCAATGGCTTTGCATAATTTTATCAGGAGGGAGACCATTAATGACATAGAGTTCCCATCTTGTGATGAAGTAAATGATGATTTTGTAAATGACGATGAACCAAATATTAACTTAGCAAGATATGAGAGTGAAATGGGAGTTATTCGTGATAAAATCACAGTTGAACTCATGCTTAGATAA